In Corvus cornix cornix isolate S_Up_H32 chromosome 4A, ASM73873v5, whole genome shotgun sequence, one genomic interval encodes:
- the PLS3 gene encoding plastin-3 isoform X1 — protein MANTMQISKDELEELKEAFAKVDLNSNGFICDYELHELFKEASLPLPGYKVREIIQKLMIDGDKNKDGKISFEEFVYIFQEVKSSDIAKTFRRAINRKEGICAIGGTSELSSEGTQHSYSEEEKYAFVNWINKALENDPDCRHVIPMNPNTDDLFKAVGDGIVLCKMINLSVPDTIDERAINKKKLTPFIIQENLNLALNSASAIGCHVVNIGAEDLREGKPHLVLGLLWQIIKIGLFADIELSRNEALAALLRDGENLEDLMKLSPEELLLRWANFHLENAGWHKISNFSSDIKLTDFGNSVKDSRAYFHLLNQIAPKGQKEGEPQIDINMSGFNEKDDLRRAEYMLQQADRLGCRQFVTPADVVSGNPKLNLAFVANLFNKYPALTKPENQDIDWTLLEGETREERTFRNWMNSLGVNPHVNHLYGDLQDALVILQLYEKIKVPVDWNKVNKPPYPKLGANMKKLENCNYAVDLGKHPAKFSLVGIGGQDLNDGNPTLTLALVWQLMRRYTLNVLEDLGDGQKANDDIIVSWVNQTLKEAGKSTSIQNFKDKTISTSLAVVDLIDAIQPGCINYDLVKTGHLSEDDKQNNAKYAVSMARRIGARVYALPEDLVEVKPKMVMTVFACLMGRGMKRV, from the exons aCCTCAACAGCAATGGGTTCATCTGTGACTACGAGTTGCATGAGCTGTTCAAGGAAGCCAGCCTGCCTCTCCCTGGGTACAAAGTGAGAGAGATCATCCAGAAGCTCATGATTGATGGTGACAAGAATAAAGATGGGAAGATTAGTTTTGAAGAATTCGTCTAT ATTTTCCAAGAGGTGAAAAGCAGCGATATCGCTAAAACATTCCGAAGAGCCATtaacaggaaggaaggaatctGTGCCATCGGGGGCACCTCAGAGCTCTCCAGTGAGGGGACCCAGCACTCCTACTCAG AGGAAGAGAAATATGCCTTTGTAAACTGGATAAACAAAGCCCTGGAAAATGATCCCGACTGTAGGCACGTTATTCCAATGAACCCAAATACAGATGACCTGTTCAAAGCTGTGGGAGATGGGATTGTGCTATG CAAAATGATCAATCTTTCTGTTCCTGACACAATTGATGAAAGAGCAATTAATAAGAAGAAACTCACACCATTCATAATTCAG GAGAACCTGAACCTGGCCTTGAATTCTGCATCCGCCATCGGCTGTCATGTTGTCAATATTGGTGCAGAGGACTTGAGGGAAGGAAAACCCCACCTGGTCCTTGGACTCCTCTGGCAGATCATTAAGATTGGCTTGTTTGCTGACATCGAGCTCAGCAGAAATGAAG CACTGGCTGCCTTACTTCGTGATGGTGAAAATCTGGAGGACCTTATGAAACTGTCCCCAGAAGAGCTGCTCCTAAGATGGGCCAACTTCCACCTGGAAAATGCAGGCTGGCACAAAATCAGTAACTTCAGCTCAGATATCAAG CTTACAGATTTTGGCAATTCAGTAAAG gATTCCAGAGCCTATTTTCACCTCCTCAATCAAATTGCACCCAAAGGGCAGAAAGAAGGAGAGCCTCAGATTGATATTAACATGTCGGGTTTCAAT GAAAAGGATGACTTGCGGAGGGCAGAGTATatgctgcagcaggcagatCGGCTTGGCTGCCGGCAGTTTGTCACACCGGCTGATGTGGTTAGTGGCAACCCCAAACTGAACCTGGCCTTCGTTGCCAACCTGTTCAACAAGTACCCAGCGCTTACCAAGCCTGAAAACCAGGACATCGACTGGACCCTTTTGGAAG GAGAGACACGTGAGGAACGGACCTTCCGCAATTGGATGAATTCTCTTGGTGTGAACCCTCACGTAAATCACCTCTACGG TGATCTCCAAGATGCACTGGTAATACTACAACTGTATGAAAAGATCAAAGTTCCTGTTGACTGGAATAAGGTTAACAAGCCTCCGTACCCTAAACTTGGAGCAAAtatgaaaaag CTAGAAAACTGTAACTACGCTGTAGACTTGGGAAAGCATCCAGCTAAATTCTCCCTGGTTGGCATTGGAGGGCAAGATCTGAATGATGGAAACCCAACACTGACACTGGCCTTGGTCTGGCAGTTGATGAGAAG GTACACGCTGAATGTCCTCGAGGACCTGGGTGATGGTCAGAAAGCCAACGATGACATTATAGTCAGCTGGGTAAACCAGACCCTGAAAGAAGCTGGCAAGTCCACCTCCATCCAAAACTTCAAG GACAAGACTATCAGCACGAGCTTGGCAGTTGTGGATTTAATCGATGCCATACAGCCTGGATGTATCAACTATGACCTTGTAAAGACTGGTCACCTGTCAGAAGATGACAAGCAAAATAACGCTAA GTATGCTGTGTCCATGGCAAGAAGAATTGGTGCCAGAGTTTATGCTCTTCCAGAAGATCTTGTGGAAGTGAAGCCAAAGATGGTCATGACTGTGTTTGCCTGCTTGATGGGCAGAGGAATGAAGCGAGTATAA
- the PLS3 gene encoding plastin-3 isoform X2, with translation MANTMQISKDELEELKEAFAKVDLNSNGFICDYELHELFKEASLPLPGYKVREIIQKLMIDGDKNKDGKISFEEFVYIFQEVKSSDIAKTFRRAINRKEGICAIGGTSELSSEGTQHSYSEEEKYAFVNWINKALENDPDCRHVIPMNPNTDDLFKAVGDGIVLCKMINLSVPDTIDERAINKKKLTPFIIQENLNLALNSASAIGCHVVNIGAEDLREGKPHLVLGLLWQIIKIGLFADIELSRNEALAALLRDGENLEDLMKLSPEELLLRWANFHLENAGWHKISNFSSDIKDSRAYFHLLNQIAPKGQKEGEPQIDINMSGFNEKDDLRRAEYMLQQADRLGCRQFVTPADVVSGNPKLNLAFVANLFNKYPALTKPENQDIDWTLLEGETREERTFRNWMNSLGVNPHVNHLYGDLQDALVILQLYEKIKVPVDWNKVNKPPYPKLGANMKKLENCNYAVDLGKHPAKFSLVGIGGQDLNDGNPTLTLALVWQLMRRYTLNVLEDLGDGQKANDDIIVSWVNQTLKEAGKSTSIQNFKDKTISTSLAVVDLIDAIQPGCINYDLVKTGHLSEDDKQNNAKYAVSMARRIGARVYALPEDLVEVKPKMVMTVFACLMGRGMKRV, from the exons aCCTCAACAGCAATGGGTTCATCTGTGACTACGAGTTGCATGAGCTGTTCAAGGAAGCCAGCCTGCCTCTCCCTGGGTACAAAGTGAGAGAGATCATCCAGAAGCTCATGATTGATGGTGACAAGAATAAAGATGGGAAGATTAGTTTTGAAGAATTCGTCTAT ATTTTCCAAGAGGTGAAAAGCAGCGATATCGCTAAAACATTCCGAAGAGCCATtaacaggaaggaaggaatctGTGCCATCGGGGGCACCTCAGAGCTCTCCAGTGAGGGGACCCAGCACTCCTACTCAG AGGAAGAGAAATATGCCTTTGTAAACTGGATAAACAAAGCCCTGGAAAATGATCCCGACTGTAGGCACGTTATTCCAATGAACCCAAATACAGATGACCTGTTCAAAGCTGTGGGAGATGGGATTGTGCTATG CAAAATGATCAATCTTTCTGTTCCTGACACAATTGATGAAAGAGCAATTAATAAGAAGAAACTCACACCATTCATAATTCAG GAGAACCTGAACCTGGCCTTGAATTCTGCATCCGCCATCGGCTGTCATGTTGTCAATATTGGTGCAGAGGACTTGAGGGAAGGAAAACCCCACCTGGTCCTTGGACTCCTCTGGCAGATCATTAAGATTGGCTTGTTTGCTGACATCGAGCTCAGCAGAAATGAAG CACTGGCTGCCTTACTTCGTGATGGTGAAAATCTGGAGGACCTTATGAAACTGTCCCCAGAAGAGCTGCTCCTAAGATGGGCCAACTTCCACCTGGAAAATGCAGGCTGGCACAAAATCAGTAACTTCAGCTCAGATATCAAG gATTCCAGAGCCTATTTTCACCTCCTCAATCAAATTGCACCCAAAGGGCAGAAAGAAGGAGAGCCTCAGATTGATATTAACATGTCGGGTTTCAAT GAAAAGGATGACTTGCGGAGGGCAGAGTATatgctgcagcaggcagatCGGCTTGGCTGCCGGCAGTTTGTCACACCGGCTGATGTGGTTAGTGGCAACCCCAAACTGAACCTGGCCTTCGTTGCCAACCTGTTCAACAAGTACCCAGCGCTTACCAAGCCTGAAAACCAGGACATCGACTGGACCCTTTTGGAAG GAGAGACACGTGAGGAACGGACCTTCCGCAATTGGATGAATTCTCTTGGTGTGAACCCTCACGTAAATCACCTCTACGG TGATCTCCAAGATGCACTGGTAATACTACAACTGTATGAAAAGATCAAAGTTCCTGTTGACTGGAATAAGGTTAACAAGCCTCCGTACCCTAAACTTGGAGCAAAtatgaaaaag CTAGAAAACTGTAACTACGCTGTAGACTTGGGAAAGCATCCAGCTAAATTCTCCCTGGTTGGCATTGGAGGGCAAGATCTGAATGATGGAAACCCAACACTGACACTGGCCTTGGTCTGGCAGTTGATGAGAAG GTACACGCTGAATGTCCTCGAGGACCTGGGTGATGGTCAGAAAGCCAACGATGACATTATAGTCAGCTGGGTAAACCAGACCCTGAAAGAAGCTGGCAAGTCCACCTCCATCCAAAACTTCAAG GACAAGACTATCAGCACGAGCTTGGCAGTTGTGGATTTAATCGATGCCATACAGCCTGGATGTATCAACTATGACCTTGTAAAGACTGGTCACCTGTCAGAAGATGACAAGCAAAATAACGCTAA GTATGCTGTGTCCATGGCAAGAAGAATTGGTGCCAGAGTTTATGCTCTTCCAGAAGATCTTGTGGAAGTGAAGCCAAAGATGGTCATGACTGTGTTTGCCTGCTTGATGGGCAGAGGAATGAAGCGAGTATAA
- the LOC104694463 gene encoding nyctalopin-like — MCKCTPEETILCNRAGLKTLPREIATSTISLNLSNNYLRILNTNTFRNLTFLHSLWLDGNNLTFLTPGTFHALSRLQELHLSRNSRLTYLHANTFRGLLNLISLDLSHCNIFEIHPLLFSHLPSLERLDLASNNMRYVPQAFRNLSSLTRLSLEGNHIEAIGRDSLKDLETLYDLNLRKNRIWIIQNGAFTKLLRLGMLNLGHNFITDLPNQLFNGLIQLKTMHLEANRITAVDCTFRHLLNLRNLYLNNNQISSISDSAFLYLNKLHFLHLSKNNLSSLPRGLFAKLTKLKYVFLSNNPWRCDCSMLWFWRWTATRRAIIEGLDCTFLGLPNTTAPEDPHPGDLGDCTVPLELASEDKCRVASTSVAPGPPPLPGQLILLALACHMWYNERGWGTVVAMF, encoded by the coding sequence ATGTGCAAATGTACACCTGAAGAGACCATCCTCTGCAACAGAGCTGGACTGAAAACCCTACCTCGAGAAATAGCAACATCCACCATCTCTCTAAACCTCTCCAACAATTATTTGCGGATTCTCAACACCAACACCTTCAGAAACCTGACTTTCCTTCACAGCCTCTGGCTAGACGGGAACAATCTGACTTTCCTGACCCCAGGAACTTTCCATGCTCTCAGCAGGCTGCAAGAGCTGCACCTCAGCAGGAACTCACGCCTCACCTACCTGCATGCAAACACATTCAGAGGACTATTAAACCTCATCAGCCTGGATTTGTCCCACTGCAATATCTTTGAAATCCAcccacttttattttcacacttGCCTTCTTTAGAAAGGCTTGATTTAGCCTCCAATAACATGCGGTATGTCCCACAAGCCTTTAGGAACCTCTCCAGCCTCACGAGGCTGTCCCTGGAGGGCAATCATATAGAAGCCATCGGCAGAGATTCCCTGAAGGACCTGGAAACCCTATACGATCTGAATCTCAGGAAGAATCGGATATGGATCATTCAAAATGGAGCTTTCACAAAGCTTCTCAGATTGGGCATGTTAAATTTAGGACACAACTTCATCACTGATTTGCCTAATCAGCTTTTCAATGGGTTGATCCAGCTCAAGACCATGCACCTTGAAGCCAACAGAATCACTGCTGTCGACTGCACCTTCAGACACCTGCTCAACTTGAGAAACTTGTACTTGAACAACAACCAGATCTCCTCCATCTCAGACTCTGCTTTTTTATACTTAAACAAGCTGCACTTCCTTCACCTGAGCAAAAACAAcctcagctccctgcccaggggcTTGTTTGCCAAACTGACCAAACTGAAGTATGTGTTCCTGTCCAACAACCCCTGGAGGTGCGACTGCAGCATGCTCTGGTTTTGGCGCTGGACGGCCACACGCAGGGCTATCATTGAGGGGCTGGACTGCACCTTCCTGGGCCTTCCCAACACAACAGCACCTGAGGACCCCCACCCTGGGGACCTGGGGGACTGCACAGTGCCACTGGAGCTGGCCAGTGAAGACAAGTGCAGAGTGGCCAGTACCAGTGTGGCTCCTGGGCCCCCCCCTCTGCCAGGCCAGCTCATCCTGCTGGCACTTGCCTGCCACATGTGGTACAATGAGAGGGGATGGGGCACCGTGGTGGCCATGTTTTAA